The following coding sequences lie in one Hippoglossus hippoglossus isolate fHipHip1 chromosome 14, fHipHip1.pri, whole genome shotgun sequence genomic window:
- the tiprl gene encoding TIP41-like protein isoform X2: MTWMYETIDNNTESMLATLSTMMSHGFKSSKQNFTFGQWKVTAAKNHIMKSKDIERLAGEMNMPSLPEMLFGDNFLRIQHIDGYGIGFNAIDALRRVNNMEDAVKVACAQEWQESRADSEHSKEVVKPYDWTYTTDYRGTLMGEDMQIKVTETAERIDMEKLKAREQIMFFEDVLLFEDELHDHGVSMISVKIGTHSHSYANSL; encoded by the exons ATGACATGGATGTATGAAACAATTGACAACAATACCGAG TCAATGCTGGCCACTCTGTCCACGATGATGTCTCATGGTTTCAAGAGCAGTAAGCAGAACTTTACCTTTGGACAATGGAAAGTGACTGCTGCCAAAAATCACATTATGAAATCCAAAGACATCGAAAG GTTAGCAGGAGAGATGAACATGCCTTCCCTTCCAGAGATGCTGTTTGGGGACAACTTCTTACGTATCCAACACATAGATGGCTACGGCATTGGATTCAATGCCATTGATGCCCTTAGGAGAGTAAACAACATGGAGGATGCTGTCAAGGTGGCCTGTGCTCAAGAATGGCAGGAAAGCAG AGCTGATTCTGAACACTCAAAAGAGGTGGTGAAACCTTACGACTGGACATACACCACAGACTACAGAGGCACTCTAATGGGAGAAGATATGCAGATAAAG GTGACTGAGACAGCAGAGCGTATCGATATGGAGAAGCTGAAGGCTCGGGAACAGATCATGTTCTTTGAAGACGTGCTGCTGTTTGAGGATGAGCTGCATGACCATGGAGTGTCAATGATCAGTGTAAAAATT ggaacacactcacacagttatGCAAATTCACTCTGA